From the genome of Naumannella halotolerans, one region includes:
- a CDS encoding tripartite tricarboxylate transporter TctB family protein produces MIDVPEGTDPPGPEFFPLLIAVVMYVLAVLLVVNYIRNPEVPQPATYDEHDEVSEEDRRIAEEAAKVKYATFTDWRSVAWVVGGFLAFAAVLEFAGWVISAALLFWCVARGMGSRRPLLDLTAALTVSSIVYLAFDVLLGLNLPSGFLGGF; encoded by the coding sequence ATGATCGACGTACCCGAGGGCACCGACCCGCCCGGACCGGAGTTCTTCCCGCTGCTGATCGCGGTCGTCATGTACGTCCTGGCGGTGCTGCTGGTCGTGAACTACATCCGCAATCCCGAGGTTCCGCAGCCGGCCACCTACGATGAGCACGACGAGGTCTCCGAGGAGGACCGACGGATCGCCGAGGAGGCGGCCAAGGTCAAGTACGCCACCTTCACCGACTGGCGCTCGGTCGCCTGGGTGGTCGGCGGGTTCCTCGCGTTCGCTGCGGTGCTGGAGTTCGCCGGCTGGGTGATCTCGGCGGCACTGCTGTTCTGGTGTGTCGCCCGAGGGATGGGCAGCCGTCGCCCGCTGCTCGACCTCACTGCCGCCCTGACCGTCTCCAGCATCGTCTATCTCGCCTTCGACGTCCTGCTCGGCCTGAACCTGCCCTCGGGCTTCCTCGGAGGTTTCTGA
- a CDS encoding DUF6912 family protein — translation MSSLTAIPLTPEQARELAAGGTVDGLLGHTTTVPMTEAFGLEAGEEAEYVCLLIARAAGLLVGSPIVVTAEVDSQPVEPADFGTVAVDGLRLPKVSGVFADSEPARVTAAASAVEGEDLDSAWESPAVQHFLSENDLLWHSRTELGGLIDRG, via the coding sequence ATGAGCAGTCTGACGGCGATCCCGTTGACCCCCGAGCAGGCCCGGGAACTGGCAGCCGGGGGAACCGTCGACGGGCTGCTCGGCCACACCACGACCGTACCGATGACCGAGGCCTTCGGCCTGGAAGCCGGCGAGGAGGCCGAGTACGTCTGCCTGCTGATCGCGCGGGCGGCGGGTCTGCTCGTCGGGTCCCCGATCGTGGTCACTGCCGAGGTGGACTCCCAGCCGGTCGAACCGGCCGACTTCGGCACGGTGGCCGTCGACGGGCTGCGGCTGCCGAAGGTGAGCGGGGTTTTCGCCGACTCCGAGCCCGCACGGGTGACGGCCGCCGCCTCCGCGGTCGAGGGCGAGGACCTGGACAGCGCCTGGGAGTCCCCGGCGGTGCAGCATTTCCTGTCCGAGAACGACCTGCTCTGGCACTCCCGCACCGAGCTGGGTGGACTGATCGACCGCGGCTGA
- a CDS encoding wax ester/triacylglycerol synthase domain-containing protein → MERLTELQLRHLATDTPNNPAVIGSVDRFDRPLQVDRVRDLLEAQLSYLPRFRQRVLPIPGHLGTPVWADDTDFDLRRQVLTRRVADAADESQLGELAAEVLATRLPRDRPLWQLWVITGGEAGALIWKLHPALVCGPDALDPGQLLYEPVTDGGNVWPGGGQDWFDKGLDTGDTDWGGFGSPWQPEPMPGPRELLLAAGTEAAAGDGWLPRLRRAAVEGFGTVLTLAPFAGVAADAATDVVGAWVTGPPPVGSPLAGATSRKRALALRVLPAETLTTVQTLLHDACDRQDRDACDRQDHGAHHPHAREVGVIELVLAGLAEALAELPGVLAEPVDTVAILVPGVGAGSASENPVVSRVRTLPLAGASFCTRIDALAESAAAEPAGEDSVFGDPVFGDSVFGGWPAATRRDLAVAAAAEPPALVHDLLTVEVDAGGSMIRLADAVLVGSWPVVPISAGHQLTLGILQLAGQTYLSVYADGEGGPDPERIATAIGSAMMAAVRDLEEQR, encoded by the coding sequence ATGGAACGACTGACCGAGCTGCAGTTGCGGCATCTGGCGACCGACACCCCGAACAACCCGGCCGTGATCGGTTCGGTCGACCGCTTCGACCGGCCGCTGCAGGTGGACCGGGTCCGGGACCTGCTCGAGGCCCAGCTCAGCTACCTACCCCGGTTCCGGCAGCGGGTGCTTCCGATCCCCGGACATCTGGGCACACCGGTCTGGGCCGACGACACCGACTTCGATCTTCGGCGGCAGGTGCTCACCCGTCGGGTGGCCGATGCCGCCGATGAGTCGCAGCTGGGGGAACTGGCCGCCGAGGTCCTCGCCACCCGGCTTCCCCGGGACCGCCCGCTGTGGCAGCTCTGGGTGATCACCGGAGGAGAGGCCGGTGCGCTGATCTGGAAGCTGCATCCGGCCCTGGTCTGCGGCCCCGATGCGCTGGACCCCGGACAACTGCTCTATGAACCGGTGACCGACGGTGGCAACGTCTGGCCCGGTGGAGGCCAGGATTGGTTCGACAAGGGCCTCGACACCGGGGACACCGACTGGGGTGGATTCGGCAGCCCGTGGCAGCCCGAGCCGATGCCGGGACCTCGCGAGCTGCTGCTCGCGGCCGGTACGGAGGCGGCAGCCGGCGACGGATGGCTGCCGCGGCTGCGGCGGGCCGCGGTGGAGGGCTTCGGCACCGTCTTGACCCTCGCCCCGTTCGCCGGGGTCGCCGCCGACGCCGCCACCGATGTGGTCGGTGCGTGGGTCACCGGCCCGCCACCGGTCGGTTCACCACTGGCCGGAGCCACCTCCCGGAAACGAGCGCTGGCACTGCGCGTTCTGCCGGCGGAGACGCTCACCACTGTGCAGACACTGCTGCACGACGCCTGCGACCGGCAGGACCGCGACGCCTGCGACCGGCAGGACCACGGCGCCCATCACCCGCACGCTCGCGAGGTCGGTGTGATCGAGCTGGTGCTCGCCGGTCTGGCCGAGGCGCTGGCCGAGCTTCCCGGGGTGCTGGCCGAGCCGGTCGACACCGTGGCGATCCTGGTGCCGGGCGTGGGCGCCGGGTCGGCGAGCGAGAATCCGGTGGTGTCCCGGGTACGGACGCTGCCGCTCGCCGGGGCGAGCTTTTGTACCCGGATCGATGCACTGGCCGAGTCTGCCGCCGCCGAGCCTGCCGGAGAGGACTCGGTGTTCGGCGACCCGGTGTTCGGTGACTCGGTGTTCGGCGGCTGGCCCGCGGCCACCCGTCGCGATCTGGCCGTGGCCGCAGCGGCAGAGCCACCGGCGCTGGTCCACGACCTGCTCACCGTGGAGGTGGATGCCGGTGGGTCGATGATCCGCCTGGCCGATGCAGTGCTGGTCGGCAGCTGGCCGGTCGTACCGATCTCGGCCGGGCACCAGCTGACCCTGGGCATCCTGCAGTTGGCGGGGCAGACCTACCTCAGTGTGTACGCCGACGGCGAGGGGGGACCGGATCCCGAGCGGATCGCCACGGCGATCGGGTCTGCCATGATGGCGGCTGTACGCGATCTGGAGGAGCAGCGATGA
- a CDS encoding Rv3235 family protein, which yields MAVSPTSTDPDLRPSGRREPAPLVRPAPAYLPAGTSWRSEPTLPRVRRHATPPQPSIPAAAPRPAEGPAQALARSLLEVATGRRSDEQLQQVLHPAAEAGMTALRRRFTGRPVALRRALTQSPRPAVVEVTVVCTVGGRGTPTRTEAVAVELRRIGGSWRICAVECAGGRAGVPVPAPTRIVEAGRRAAVA from the coding sequence ATGGCCGTGTCACCGACTTCCACCGATCCCGACCTGCGACCTTCCGGTCGGCGGGAACCGGCACCGCTGGTGAGGCCGGCCCCGGCGTACCTCCCGGCGGGTACCAGTTGGCGCTCGGAGCCGACCCTGCCGAGGGTACGTCGGCACGCCACGCCGCCCCAGCCGTCGATCCCGGCAGCGGCTCCCCGACCGGCCGAAGGCCCGGCACAGGCACTGGCCCGGAGCCTGCTGGAGGTGGCCACCGGTCGGCGTAGCGACGAACAGTTGCAGCAGGTGCTGCACCCGGCCGCCGAGGCAGGGATGACCGCGCTGCGTCGCCGGTTCACCGGCCGGCCGGTCGCCCTGCGACGGGCCCTGACCCAGTCGCCCCGGCCGGCGGTGGTCGAGGTCACCGTGGTCTGCACCGTCGGCGGGCGCGGGACCCCCACGCGCACCGAGGCGGTGGCCGTCGAACTCCGCCGGATCGGCGGCAGCTGGCGGATCTGCGCGGTCGAATGCGCCGGCGGCCGGGCCGGTGTCCCGGTCCCGGCGCCCACCCGCATCGTGGAGGCAGGTCGTCGTGCTGCAGTGGCCTGA